The nucleotide sequence CTATTGATGAATCCATGGTTACAGGAGAATCGGTACCTGTAGAGAAAAATGAAGAAGATGAAGTAATCGGTGGGGCGATCAACCAGGAAGGCTCTTTAACCATTGAAGTCAAGAATACAGGTGATGATACGTATCTTTCTCAAGTGATTACACTGGTTAAAGAAGCGCAAGAGTCTAAGTCGAAAGCTCAGAATTTAGCAAATCGTGCAGCGAAGTGGCTGTTTTATGTTGCATTAACATCAGGGTTTGCGACTTTATTTATTTGGCTATCGTTAGGATACGATTTTGCTGTTTCTTTAGAACGTATGGTCACTGTAATGGTTATTACTTGTCCTCACGCACTTGGACTTGCTGCACCGTTAGTAGTAGCGGTTTCTACCTCTATCTCAGCTAAAAAGGGGTTACTGATTAGAAATCGTACCAATTTCGAAGGAGCTCGTAATCTAAATGCAGTTGTTTTTGATAAAACAGGTACATTGACGAAGGGTGAATTCGGTGTAACCGATATTGTGCCTGAAGGTTCTTACAGCGAAGATGATGTATTACTATGGGCAGCTAGTGCAGAACAGAATTCGGAGCATCCACTTGCAGAAGGTGTTCTTAACAAAGCGAAAGAAAAAGAATTACAACTAAAAGAAGTCTCTGATTTTGAATCGATGACAGGTAAAGGGCTTAAAGGCACAGTAGAAGGAAAAGAAGTATTTGTCGTAAGTCCTGCTTATGTAAATGAACGATCCTTTAATTATGACAAAGAACAATTTAACACTCTTTCGGAAAAAGGAAAAACTGTTGTCTTTGTACTCGTTGATGATGAGCTTATTGGTATGGTTGCGCTCGCGGATATGGTTCGCGATTCTGCAAAAGAAGCGGTTACGAAATTGAAAGAGAAGGGCATTCAGCCAATGATGCTGACAGGCGACAATCAAAAAGTAGCTGATTGGGTGGCAGAGCAAATCGGAATTGAAGAAGTCTATGCGGAAGTTCTTCCACATAATAAAGCGGATCAAATCAAAAAAATCCAACAAAAAGGATGGAAAGTAGCGATGACAGGTGATGGTGTAAATGACGCGCCTGCCCTTGCCACTGCAGATTTAGGTATTGCTATTGGAAGCGGAACCGACGTTGCGATGGAAACTGCAGACGTCGTGCTGGTCAGAAGCAATCCGCTGGATGTAGTAAGTTTAATGGAACTGTCGAAGAAAACGTATCAGAAAATGGTTCAAAACCTTTGGTGGGCAGCAGGGTATAATATTGTGGCGATTCCGCTTGCCGCCGGAGCTTTGGCTTTTGCCGGCTTGATCTTGAGCCCGGCAGTAGGGGCAGTATTAATGAGTTTAAGTACCATTATCGTCGCAATTAATGCTAAGCTCTTGAAAGCCTAGCCCTATTAAGATTAAATAATAATTCAATAAAATTAAACTGAGCTACTCGGAAATACTTGGGTAGCTCAGTTTTTATTAGGAGAAAGAATCAGTTCTTTCATTATAGTTGACATCAGACGGTTTTCATTTTCAACTTTCATCCCGGACTTATCAATATTCTCCATCGTTTTACGATTGATATTCGCGCCGACAATGTGTAAACCGATTGGGTTTAATAGATCCATCGCTTTACCAACGACCTCATTTTCACTACGCATATGTTCCAGCATAATGATGTTTCCAGATGGTTTGGTCACTCTCCTAATTTCTTTTAAGCCTTGAACTGGATCTGGGACTGAACAAAAAACACAGGTGGAAACGACCGTATCAAACGAGTTATCCGGAAAATCCATCTGCTGCGCATCCATTTCAATCAATTCTACCGATATTGCCAGATCATCTGCCTTTTCCCGTGCTTTCTGAAGCATTTTTGGACTAAAATCGATACCTGTTACTTCCACATTAGAAGGATAATATTTAAGGTTTGTACCAGTGCCGACACCAACTTCTAACACTTTTCCTTTTGCGTGTTTCAACAGTTCTTTCCGCCATTCTTCACGAATCATATGATCCATAACGTCGAATACACCGGAAATACGGTTATATCTTCGCTTAATCACTTCCGTTTGTTTTCTTTCAGACATTTGGTCATCACCTTCCTTTCCTTTTATATGCTATTATAACTCTCTATCTAAATTGTAGCACTCAACTAGCTAGCTTGTATCTTCTTGATTTCCCATAACACTAATGGGACCACTAATCACAAGAGAACATCTATAAAAAGTTAAAAAATGGTCGAGGCAGGAATACAAGAAGATGCAACATTATAGTTGGTTCAGAGCACATAGGAGATTTGTTTCGTTTCGAGAAATACATACGACATCTTACGCTTTAATATCCCACTTAGAATGCCTTGTCATTATTATCAACGCATAACATAAACTTTACAAAGATAATAATGGGTAGGTGAATCTCTATGCATGAGATGTCTCTTATGTCAGAGATCATTCAATTAGTCTCCGAAGATGCACGATCGAGATCGTTTAAGAGAGTCGAACGTATAGATGTAGTGGTAGGAGAGCTGTCCAATGTTTTGCCGGACGCATTAGAGTTAGCATTCTCATATTTTCAAGGGCAAGGACTTGTCTTTATTGATGAAGCCACAACATTAAAAATCATCAGGGAAGCTGCAGTAGCAAGGTGTGAGATATGCCAATGGGAGTTTGAGCCGGATTATCAAATAGCTTTGTGCCCTAAGTGTGACCAAGTGAGCTGTGTGTTGGTATCTGGGGAAACTTTTAAAGTTGAATCTTATGAAGGAAGTGATGCACTTGAAAGTTAAACTTAAAGAAGAAGTGTTAAAAGATCAAAACCGATCAGCCGAATTCAACAGACAACACTTCAATAATTGCAATACTCTAGTAATCAACCTCATGAGTTCTCCGGGAGCGGGAAAAACGACCCTGCTTGAAAGAACCATTAGAGAACTTAAAGGTGATTATCGAATAGCAGTGATTGAAGGAGATTTGGCTACAGAACGAGACGCTGAACGTCTGCGTTCGCTTGGTATTCAAACTGTCCAGATCAATACAGTGGGAGGTTGTCATTTAGATGCGAGAATGGTAGCTAAACAGCTTCCTAACTTTGAACTTGAAAATATCGATATTTTATTTATTGAGAACATAGGTAACTTAGTCTGTCCTTCTGGCTATGACTTAGGGCAAGACTACAAAGTGGTCGTCTTGAGTGTTCCTGAGGGAAACGACAAAATCCCGAAATATCCCGTAATGTTTAGGCGTACAGACATGACGATTATAAATAAAATCGACCTTCTTCCATTTGTAGCTTTCGATCTTGGAGAAGCTAAAAACGACCTGAAGGCAATTCATCCGAAATGTTTATTTCAAGCGCTTTCCGCTCAGACAGGAGAAGGCTTCGAGAACTGGATCAACTGGCTAAAGGATGTTGAAAAAAATGTATAAAGCGCTAGAAATCACGGTAAGTGGTAGGGTTCAGGGAGTGGGGTTCCGACCGTTTCTATATTCTCTTGCTAAACAATACCAGCTTACAGGCATTGTTCAGAACAACTTTGGTAGTGTTTTTATTCATATTGAAGGAAATGAACCTAATCTTTTGCAAATGGTCACAGACATAAAACGGGAAGCTCCTCCTTTATCCAAAATCAGCGATCTGCAGGTTCAAGCTGTTTCCCCCATTCACTATAAAGATTTTACTATAGTTCCAAGCGAAAAGAGTAGCAATTCTCTCCCATTGGTCAGTAGCGATGCTGCGATCTGCGACAAGTGTATGGAAGAATGGAGGGATCCTGAAAATCGTCGGTTTCACCACCCTTTTATTAACTGTACTCAATGCGGTCCGCGGTATACAATCATTCAGGACCTGCCGTATGACCGTATTCATACCACAATGAAAGATTTTCAGATGTGTCCTGAGTGTCAGAAAGAATATGAAGACCCGAGCAATCGACGTCATCATGCTCAGCCTATCTGTTGCCCATCTTGTGGACCCAAGCTTACGCTATACGATTGTAACAACAAGCAGATAGCAGACCGTCAGGACGCGGTCACTAAAGCAATCGATTTTCTTGCGGAAGGAAAAATAGTAGCGATTAAAGGAATAGGTGGGTACCATTTAGCATGCGATGCTTATCAAGGAGCATCCATAAAAGAATTAAGGGTGAGGAAAGGTCGTCCTCAAAAGCCTTTAGCTGTTATGGCCAAATCGATAGAAACGGTACAGAGGCTTTGTAATCTTTCAAAAGAGGAAGAGAAGATGCTTACAGGAACTGAAAAGCCCATTGTTGTTTTAACTGAAAGAAAGGTGGATTCATTACCTGAATCGTTGTCCCCTGAGCTAACATCAGTTGGTGTTATGCTTCCCTACACCCCCTTGCACCATTTACTGTTTGAAGGCGGGAAGCTGGACTGCTTAGTAATGACTAGCAGCAATTTATCGGGACTTCCCATACAGTATGAAGAGAATGAATTAGAAAAGCTCTCTCAGGTTTGTGATTTTTATTTAACTCACAATCGACCGATTTATCTTCCCCTAGACGATTCAGTTGTTCAACTTGAAAATAGTGAAACCAGATATATAAGGAGGGCTAGGGGATTCGTCCCCGAACCTTTTCCAACAAAAAGGGATGTTGATCAGGTAATTGCTTTGGGTGGACAGCAAAAAAATACGTTTGCTATCGGAAAACAAAATCATATCTGGGTGGGTCCTCATATAGGTGACATTGAAAATGAAGAAATGATTCAATCTTTCGAGAATCAGCTTGAGCATTTTAAAGGGTGGCTGGATTTGGATCTAGAGGTTCTGGCAGTAGATAAGCACCCTCAGTACTCAACATCTTTCTTGGCTGAAAAAATGAATTGTCCAGTTATATCTGTCCAGCACCACCATGCTCATCATGTTTCATGTATGGAGGACAACAATCTAACTTCTCCTACCTTGGGTCTCATTTTAGATGGAACAGGATATGGAGAGGACAGTCACATATGGGGGTTTGAGTTTCTGTATGGAGATGCAAGTTCATTTGAACGTGCTGCACACTTAACTTATACACCTCTTCCAGGAGGTGAGAAATGTGTGAAGGAACCATGGAGGATTGCAACAGGCATGATCCTTCATTACTGGCCGAATGATGGAAAGGAAATTGCTGAAAGACTTTTTCCAGGAAAACAGAAGGAATTAAGTATAATTGAACAGATGGTTTTTCGTGGGATTAATAGTCCGCAAGCAGGGTCATGTGGCCGATTGTTCGACGCGGTGAGTGCGATATTAGGAGTCTGTCACACCTCTACCTATGAAGGAGAAGCGGCTGTGAAATTGTCTGACTATATTATGCAACTTCCGGAAAATGAAGCTATCGCTCACCCCTACCCTTACCGTTTACACGAAGATAAAGCTGGGTTGCTAGAACTGGATTTCTCCCCTATGATTCAACAAATTATCGAAGACAAATTGACCTCTACACCAAAAATGAAAATCATCCAAAGATTCCATTCGACGATTGTGAAATCTTGTGTAGACACAGTTTTAATTTTATTCGAAAAAAGACCGGAATGGAATCGCTCAGTTGTTCTTTCAGGAGGGTCATTTCAGAATTTGTTTTTGGCTAGAGAAATTAAAAACCAGTTGCAAAAACAGAAAGTAAAAGTTTACACGCATAAGAAAGTGCCCTGTAATGATGGTGGATTGTCGCTCGGTCAGTTGATTATTGCCGCAACTAAATGGAATGGGAGCTGAGGTGTTTGTGTTTAGGAGTACCTGCGAAAGTATTGGAAGTCAGTAAGGAAAATGCATTGGTAGATGTAATGGGATCAAGAATGTATGTTGGGACAGTATTCGTGCCCGAAGTGAAAAAGGGAGACTATGTTCTTTTGCATGCTGGACAGGGGATGACTATTGTCGACCAGAAATTTGCTATGGAGAGTATGGAGGAATGGAGGAGGGTTTTGAATGAATAATTTAGACATCTTCTCTGAAAATGATATGGCGCGTCGTTCTGTGGACGCAGTTATAAAATTGTCAGAGAAATTCAAAAAAGACAAAGGACGGCTCCCTGTTCTGATGGAAGTTTGTGGTTCCCATACAATGGCTTTTGCTAAAACAGGGATCAAGCAAAGATTAAGTGAGCACGTGAAGCTAATTGCTGGACCGGGGTGTCCCGTATGTGTAACAGATCAAAAGTCCATAGATGCAATGATTCAATTATCCGAAATCCCTGATACAATTATTTGTACTTTCGGGGATATGATGCGTGTTCCAGGGTCAAAGTATAGTTTGATGAAGGCTAAAACTGAAGGTAAAGACATACGTGTGGTCTATTCTCCACTTGAAAGTGTGAAAATCGCTCAAAACAACCCTGATAAAGAAGTGGTCTTCTTAGGAATAGGATTCGAAACAACGATTCCGGTACTTGCTCTTGCGGTTAGGGACGCGGAGAATTTAGAACTCAGCAACTATACTATATGGATGACCACAAAATTAGTTGAACCTGTTTTGCGATCCCTTCTTGATTCAGGAGAAGTAATGGTCGATGGGTTGTTATTACCAGGGCATGTATCTGTAGTACTAGGGAAGAAAAGCTATGATTTTCTTATGAATGAATATAAGGTGCCTAGTGTTATCACAGGGTTTGAGCCTGTGCAATTACTGACAGGGATCTATAAATCTGTTGATCTCCTTCTTCACCAAAAGGCTGAAGTCATCAATGATTATCCTCATGTTGTAAAAAACGAAGGGAACCTAGTTGCTAGGAGGTTACTAGAAAAATATTTCAAGTTAAACGATGAGGCTTGGAGAGGGATGAGTAAGATTCCAAACAGTGGACTCGTCTTTAAAGATCGTTATGCGAGGTTTGATGCAAAAAAGAAATTTAATGTGCATGTAAAAGAACCTAGAAAAACAAAGTGTCGATGTGGTGAGATTATAAAAGGCTCCATTAATCCAGAAGAGTGTGTTTTATTTAACAAAGGTTGTACACCGACTCATCCGATAGGTCCTTGTATGGTGTCTACCGAAGGAACATGTGCAGCCCATTATCAGTATATGAGGGAGGAGTGATTCTTGACGCAGCGCATCAGTATGGCTCATGGCGAAGGTGGAGAATTGACCCATAAGTTAATTAAGAATGTTTTTGTGCGAAATTTTAACAATAAAGAACAATCTCGACTCGATGCAGCAGCCCTTCCCTGGTATCAAAATGAAATTGTTATGACTACAGACAGTTATGTTGTAGATCCGCTCTTTTTCCCAGGAGGTAACATTGGAAAATTAGCTGTTACAGGCACCGTAAACGACTTAGCTGTATCAGGAGCGAAACCTATAGCGATGACAGCAGGTTTCATCATTGAAGAAGGTTTCGAACTTGGTGACTTAAGAGAGATTGCTCAAAGTATGGCAATGGAAGCTCGGTTAGCAGGGGTTCAAATCATTGCAGGCGATACAAAGGTTGTAGAAAAAGGAAATGCGGATGGAGTTTTCATCAATACAACAGGAGTAGGACAGTTTCATGAACAGAGATTAGAATCAGAAGCAATTAAAGAGGGAGATGCCATCATCGTCAGTGGTGCGATTGGAGAACATGGCGTGGCAATCATGAGTGCAAGGGAAGATTTGGGTTTAATGACTGGCCTGCAAAGTGATTGTGCTTCCTTAAACCATCTCGTTGAAGAAGTAATGAATCACGTTGAAGGAATTCGGGTGATGCGAGACCCAACCAGAGGTGGCTTGGCTACAACACTAGTCGAACTCTGTGAAGACTTCAAGTTCAGCGCGGAACTGGTAGAGTCAACAATTCCTGTTCCTATGGAAGTGCATGGAGCATGCGATATTTTGGGGTTTGATCCTCTTTATTTGGCAAATGAAGGAAAAATTGTCTTAGTCGTAGATGCTGCACACGAACATACCATCTTAGAAGCTATAAAAAAACACCCTTTAGGTAACGGTGCGCAAATAATCGGGCGGGTGACATCTTGTAAAGAGTCTTCCGGAAGATTATATTTGAAGACACCTATTGGCACTACAAGAAGGTTACATCGTCTCCCAGGAATGCTATTACCTAGAATTTGTTAATGAGTACAAGTTTGAGCACATAGGATAGAGTGATATGACCAAAGGAGAGGAATTCATGAATAATAATTATGAGTTACTCAATATGCACATGAATCGTCTCGTCGCTCAAGCTCGACAGGATGTATATACTTTATCTACATTAACAAATTCCGCTATGACTCAACAGATTCTTCAACGATTATGGGATACCTTATCCTCAATACAGTTAGTCTCTGAGATTATGGTTAATCAGGTTTCTAGTCCTAGTATTCCGGATTCCATGCCAGAACCTGATCACGCTTATTTAGGAAATCCGGCTATCCCTCCTATTACGCCCACACCTCCACTTCAAACCCACCAGCAAACCAATCGTGACATCACCGTTGAGGAGTTAGCCACTTTTGATGGTAAAAATGGCAGACCCGCCTATGTAGCTGTCAACGGTACTGTTTATGATGTAACAAATAACCGCGCATGGGCGGCAGCCACGCATTTTGCCCTGCCAGCAGGAAGAGATTACACCAGCGAATTCGCTACCTGTCATGCAGGGCAACAGTCTATTTTGGCAACATTACCAGTAGTAGGGAGGCTCGTATAATGGAAGACCAAATTTTACCCCCTGAATCGTTGACAAGTGAGGCGATTGCTTCAAGATTGACGAATAATGTGAGTGAACAGATTAACAACGGCCTGATAAAAAAACAAAATCTTGTTTACTTGGAGTTGAATGGCTGTTCGGGCAACATTATTTCTTTATTGAATGGTCAAAACCCAGATTTCGAGTATACTCTAAATTCTATGGTAGACCTTCGGTATAGTAACAGCCTAATGGCGGCAGAAGGAGAACAAGCGGTTGAGAAGCTGATGGAAGTGCTAGAGGAAGACTTTATCTTGGCAGTTGAAGGTGCTGTAGCATTAAAAAATAATGGCTTATACAATGTGATCGGACGCTGGGAAGGTGAACCTTTTACGGGACTTCAAGCAGCTAAACTTTTGGGGGAAAAGGCCTCCCATATTTTAGCGGTTGGAGCTTGTGCAACACATGGAGGAGTATCAGCTGCTAAACCCAATCCATCAGAATCAGTTGGTTTACAATCAGTACTTCCAGAAAAGAAAATGATTAAACTAACTGGCTGTCCTGTACATCCTGACTGGTTTTTAGGGACACTTGCGCACCTGTTATTATATGGTGAACCTGAGACCGATAACCTGGATCGACCGCTGATGTTCTATAGTACATTGATTCATGATCGTTGCCCTCGGAGACCTTTTTTTGACAGAGGTATCTTTGCAGAAAAGCTTGGAGACAAAGCATGCTTATTTAAGCTTGGCTGCCGTGGACCTGTCACTAGGGTCGATTGCCCAACACGTCAGTGGAATGGTCATGTGAACTGGCCGATTGGGGCTTCCACACCCTGTATCGGATGTGCTCAATTTGGATTCCCAGACGCGATGGAACCATTTATTAATTATGACACGACAAGGATTGTTGAAGATGAATAGGAAAATCGTAATTAACCCTTTGACACGCATCAGCGGCTTTATGGAAATAGATGTAACTGTAGAGAATAATCGAGTGGTCGATGCGAAGACAAAAGGAAATTTATTTCGCGGGTTCGAACAGATGATGGTTGGTAGAAAACCGTTTGATGCCGTCTATTTCACTCAGAGGATTTGCGGCATCTGTTCAGCTGCCCACTCCATGGCTTCCTCTCTCGCTTTAGAAGATGCCTTAAATATAATTCCTATGGAGCAGGGCAAGTATTTAAGGGATATTATCCATTGTTGTGAGTATCTACAAAATCATATTCGTCATTTTTATCAATATACAGTACCGGATTTTGTAAAAATAGATCAGAATACGCTTTTACAGTCAGACCATGATG is from Halalkalibacillus sediminis and encodes:
- a CDS encoding heavy metal translocating P-type ATPase; protein product: MAENIKKDHQHEHGKHETDHDPNHHSHEGDEDHDHGHGDHDHHDHGDMINDFKKRFYISLILTIPILVLSPMIQDFIGVDWRFPFDQWILFGLSTVVFFYGGWPFLTGAISELKQKNPGMMTLIGLAIFVAYGYSSLVVFGWSGKNFFWELATLIDIMLLGHWIEMRSIMGASNALDELVKLMPNQAHRVKENGDTEDVEVSELDPGDRVLVKPGEKVPVDGVIVEGKSAIDESMVTGESVPVEKNEEDEVIGGAINQEGSLTIEVKNTGDDTYLSQVITLVKEAQESKSKAQNLANRAAKWLFYVALTSGFATLFIWLSLGYDFAVSLERMVTVMVITCPHALGLAAPLVVAVSTSISAKKGLLIRNRTNFEGARNLNAVVFDKTGTLTKGEFGVTDIVPEGSYSEDDVLLWAASAEQNSEHPLAEGVLNKAKEKELQLKEVSDFESMTGKGLKGTVEGKEVFVVSPAYVNERSFNYDKEQFNTLSEKGKTVVFVLVDDELIGMVALADMVRDSAKEAVTKLKEKGIQPMMLTGDNQKVADWVAEQIGIEEVYAEVLPHNKADQIKKIQQKGWKVAMTGDGVNDAPALATADLGIAIGSGTDVAMETADVVLVRSNPLDVVSLMELSKKTYQKMVQNLWWAAGYNIVAIPLAAGALAFAGLILSPAVGAVLMSLSTIIVAINAKLLKA
- a CDS encoding class I SAM-dependent methyltransferase; this translates as MSERKQTEVIKRRYNRISGVFDVMDHMIREEWRKELLKHAKGKVLEVGVGTGTNLKYYPSNVEVTGIDFSPKMLQKAREKADDLAISVELIEMDAQQMDFPDNSFDTVVSTCVFCSVPDPVQGLKEIRRVTKPSGNIIMLEHMRSENEVVGKAMDLLNPIGLHIVGANINRKTMENIDKSGMKVENENRLMSTIMKELILSPNKN
- a CDS encoding hydrogenase maturation nickel metallochaperone HypA, translating into MSEIIQLVSEDARSRSFKRVERIDVVVGELSNVLPDALELAFSYFQGQGLVFIDEATTLKIIREAAVARCEICQWEFEPDYQIALCPKCDQVSCVLVSGETFKVESYEGSDALES
- the hypB gene encoding hydrogenase nickel incorporation protein HypB, which codes for MKVKLKEEVLKDQNRSAEFNRQHFNNCNTLVINLMSSPGAGKTTLLERTIRELKGDYRIAVIEGDLATERDAERLRSLGIQTVQINTVGGCHLDARMVAKQLPNFELENIDILFIENIGNLVCPSGYDLGQDYKVVVLSVPEGNDKIPKYPVMFRRTDMTIINKIDLLPFVAFDLGEAKNDLKAIHPKCLFQALSAQTGEGFENWINWLKDVEKNV
- the hypF gene encoding carbamoyltransferase HypF: MYKALEITVSGRVQGVGFRPFLYSLAKQYQLTGIVQNNFGSVFIHIEGNEPNLLQMVTDIKREAPPLSKISDLQVQAVSPIHYKDFTIVPSEKSSNSLPLVSSDAAICDKCMEEWRDPENRRFHHPFINCTQCGPRYTIIQDLPYDRIHTTMKDFQMCPECQKEYEDPSNRRHHAQPICCPSCGPKLTLYDCNNKQIADRQDAVTKAIDFLAEGKIVAIKGIGGYHLACDAYQGASIKELRVRKGRPQKPLAVMAKSIETVQRLCNLSKEEEKMLTGTEKPIVVLTERKVDSLPESLSPELTSVGVMLPYTPLHHLLFEGGKLDCLVMTSSNLSGLPIQYEENELEKLSQVCDFYLTHNRPIYLPLDDSVVQLENSETRYIRRARGFVPEPFPTKRDVDQVIALGGQQKNTFAIGKQNHIWVGPHIGDIENEEMIQSFENQLEHFKGWLDLDLEVLAVDKHPQYSTSFLAEKMNCPVISVQHHHAHHVSCMEDNNLTSPTLGLILDGTGYGEDSHIWGFEFLYGDASSFERAAHLTYTPLPGGEKCVKEPWRIATGMILHYWPNDGKEIAERLFPGKQKELSIIEQMVFRGINSPQAGSCGRLFDAVSAILGVCHTSTYEGEAAVKLSDYIMQLPENEAIAHPYPYRLHEDKAGLLELDFSPMIQQIIEDKLTSTPKMKIIQRFHSTIVKSCVDTVLILFEKRPEWNRSVVLSGGSFQNLFLAREIKNQLQKQKVKVYTHKKVPCNDGGLSLGQLIIAATKWNGS
- a CDS encoding HypC/HybG/HupF family hydrogenase formation chaperone — its product is MCLGVPAKVLEVSKENALVDVMGSRMYVGTVFVPEVKKGDYVLLHAGQGMTIVDQKFAMESMEEWRRVLNE
- the hypD gene encoding hydrogenase formation protein HypD, which translates into the protein MNNLDIFSENDMARRSVDAVIKLSEKFKKDKGRLPVLMEVCGSHTMAFAKTGIKQRLSEHVKLIAGPGCPVCVTDQKSIDAMIQLSEIPDTIICTFGDMMRVPGSKYSLMKAKTEGKDIRVVYSPLESVKIAQNNPDKEVVFLGIGFETTIPVLALAVRDAENLELSNYTIWMTTKLVEPVLRSLLDSGEVMVDGLLLPGHVSVVLGKKSYDFLMNEYKVPSVITGFEPVQLLTGIYKSVDLLLHQKAEVINDYPHVVKNEGNLVARRLLEKYFKLNDEAWRGMSKIPNSGLVFKDRYARFDAKKKFNVHVKEPRKTKCRCGEIIKGSINPEECVLFNKGCTPTHPIGPCMVSTEGTCAAHYQYMREE
- the hypE gene encoding hydrogenase expression/formation protein HypE, whose amino-acid sequence is MTQRISMAHGEGGELTHKLIKNVFVRNFNNKEQSRLDAAALPWYQNEIVMTTDSYVVDPLFFPGGNIGKLAVTGTVNDLAVSGAKPIAMTAGFIIEEGFELGDLREIAQSMAMEARLAGVQIIAGDTKVVEKGNADGVFINTTGVGQFHEQRLESEAIKEGDAIIVSGAIGEHGVAIMSAREDLGLMTGLQSDCASLNHLVEEVMNHVEGIRVMRDPTRGGLATTLVELCEDFKFSAELVESTIPVPMEVHGACDILGFDPLYLANEGKIVLVVDAAHEHTILEAIKKHPLGNGAQIIGRVTSCKESSGRLYLKTPIGTTRRLHRLPGMLLPRIC
- a CDS encoding cytochrome b5 domain-containing protein, whose product is MNNNYELLNMHMNRLVAQARQDVYTLSTLTNSAMTQQILQRLWDTLSSIQLVSEIMVNQVSSPSIPDSMPEPDHAYLGNPAIPPITPTPPLQTHQQTNRDITVEELATFDGKNGRPAYVAVNGTVYDVTNNRAWAAATHFALPAGRDYTSEFATCHAGQQSILATLPVVGRLV
- a CDS encoding hydrogenase small subunit, giving the protein MEDQILPPESLTSEAIASRLTNNVSEQINNGLIKKQNLVYLELNGCSGNIISLLNGQNPDFEYTLNSMVDLRYSNSLMAAEGEQAVEKLMEVLEEDFILAVEGAVALKNNGLYNVIGRWEGEPFTGLQAAKLLGEKASHILAVGACATHGGVSAAKPNPSESVGLQSVLPEKKMIKLTGCPVHPDWFLGTLAHLLLYGEPETDNLDRPLMFYSTLIHDRCPRRPFFDRGIFAEKLGDKACLFKLGCRGPVTRVDCPTRQWNGHVNWPIGASTPCIGCAQFGFPDAMEPFINYDTTRIVEDE